The DNA segment GTCTTCCGTGTACGTTCTGTAACTGCTTATGCTATCCATAAATTTTTCCAAGATAGAGGATTTGTTTACGTGCATACGCCAATTATTACAGGTAGTGACTGTGAAGGTGCAGGAGAAATGTTCCGTGTAACAACCATGGATTTAGAGAATTTACCCACAACTGATGAAGGAAATGTGGATAACTCACAAGATTTCTTTGGCAAAGAATCTAACCTAACAGTAAGTGGTCAATTAAATGTAGAAACATATGCTATGGCATTCAGAAATGTTTATACATTTGGACCGACTTTTAGAGCTGAAAATTCCAATACACCTCGTCATGCAGCTGAGTTCTGGATGATCGAGCCAGAAATTGCTTTTGCTAATCTTGAAGATGATATGGAATTAGCAGAAGATATGTTAAAATACATCATTACTTATGTCATGGAGCATTGCCCAGAGGAAATGGCATTCTTCAATCAATTTATCGATAAAGGCTTAGTAGATCGCCTTGAAAACATCGTTAATGCTGATTTTGCTCGTGTTACTTATACAGAAGCAATTGATTTATTAAAAAACAGTGGTAATAAATTCGAATACAAAGTTGAATGGGGTGCTGATTTACAGACAGAACATGAGCGCTATTTAACTGAAGAAGTATTCAAAAAGCCAGTATTCGTAACAGACTATCCAAAAGATATCAAAGCCTTCTATATGCGCATGAACGATGACAACAAGACTGTTGCAGCTATGGACTTACTTGTACCAGGTGTTGGTGAGATCATCGGCGGTAGCCAAAGAGAAGAGCGTTTAGACGTTATTGAAGCTCGAATGAAAGAGCTTGGTCTTCATAAAGATGACTACTGGTGGTATTTAGACCTTCGTAAATACGGTGGTACAAAACATGCTGGTTTTGGCTTAGGATTTGAAAGAGCTATCATGTATATGACGGGTATGTCCAATATCCGTGATGTCGTATCCTTCCCAAGAACAGTTCACAACTCAGAATTCTAGTATCAAAAAAGCAACCCTATTTTATCATTTAGGGTTGCTTTTTACTTAATTAACTATTAGGCATCTCCATCTTCCCATAAATAGCTTCAATAAAACTATTATGAGCTTCAATAAAATTAGCAATAGATTGATCATAACTGAATTTAGATAACTCATGGTCATACTGAGCTTCTAACCATTCATAATCACTAATCATACCTTGGTCATATTTCTGCTTAGCAGTTTCATAGTCCTTGACAGCTATATCATAGGTCTTCTGATTAATTTCAAATTGCTTTTTAGCTATTTCATAACCATTATATTCATATCTAAACATAAGGTCTATTTGTTGGATATTATAAGCTGTATTTTTCTTATTGATTTCATTTTCTAACATGAGCATTTCATACTCTTCTTCATTTTCATCATATGCAGTTTTGATTAAATCTTCGATTTCATTATAAACTTCTAACTGTCTATCAAGTGTAGCCAGCATTAGATTATTGTTTTTAGCAACTGTTTCAAAACTGACATACTCAATAACTCCATCTAAATCATACTTCATGTCCTCTTCATTAATATCAAAAACTGGTTGATCCTCTAATGAAAGACCAAGTACCTGAATAAGTTCCATATATTTTTTCTCGAGTTCATTGTTAATACGATTTTCTTTTTCTTTTAGTTGTAAGCCTTCATTCTCTTTTTGATGAACTTCTGTCATTGTGACAGTACCTAATGAAAACTGTTGTTTTAAATTTTCTAGTTCTTCATCTAGAAGTTCTTTCTCGCTTACTACTAAAGTCTGTTCTTGTTGTAGTAAGTAATAGTCGTAACATAATTGATCAAAATCATTCTCAGCTACAATCTTATTTTGATGAAGTTGCTTATCCATACTGTCTAACTGTACCTTCAATAACTCCATTTGACTATAAAGATTAATTTGCTGTCTAACAAGATTTTCATAAATGGTTAAGACTGTACCATAACCATTTGTTAAACCATTCATCTGTAGATCCAAAATATATTCTTCAAATGGATCTTCATCTTCTTCATCAAGCTGCTCTTCTATATTCTGATCAAGCTGTTGTTTCAAGATTATTTTTTGATCATCTAACTCTTGAACACCCTCTTCAAGATCTGCATAGTCATCTAAACCATCTTCATATTGGCTCTTTGTTAGTTCATGTTCTAACTTAATTTCCTCTTCAACCTTGCTCTGTTCTTCGTAAATCTTTTTAAGATCTTCATAACTATATACATTATTTTCATCTGCTAAGGCTGTCAGAGGTAATATAATCATAAAAGTAATCAGAATAATACTTAATATTCTTTTCATATGTCACCTTCTTATTTTATAGATATTCCATCCATCAACAATGCTATCTCATCTGTGGCCTTAGCACAACTTATAAGTGATTGATCATAAGTTAATTCAGCATTAAGTAATTGAAGCTTTGCTCCATCCATATCTAAAGCACTAATTTGACCAACCTCAAAAGCTGTTTCAGCTTCATTATATTGTCTCTGAGCCAGTTCAACAGTATCCTTAGCATAATTATAATCATCTATAGTTTTTTGATAGTTATAATATACATCTAGCACCATTTGATCTAACTCTTTCTCATAATTGTAGAAATCTAATTGAACTTTTTTATAATTATTGAGATTCTCTTGATAATCATCACTGTTTTCTAAAAATACACCTGCTAATATATCAAAGTAAACTTTCTCCGCTTCTAAAGAATAACTTTGTTTTTCATAATCTAAACTATTACTCTTATGGCTACTAAGTAAATCATTATAGGTTATGTTTACAGGACTTATACTCTGAGGTGGTACTATATCAAACTGTGGTTCACCTTCAGGCTCTATGCCTAAATTAATATATACATTACCTTTAAGCATGTCTAAATTATTAATCAATGTATCACTATTTAAGACCATTTGCTCATAGTCGATTAAAGCTTGGTTTAGGTCTGATTCTGTCATATTTTCTAAGGAATAAGATAACTGAGCTACTTCATATTTACTCTTATATAAATCTGATGTAGCGTTTAATACTTCTAATTGCTTATCTAGTTCATATAGTTG comes from the Vallitalea okinawensis genome and includes:
- the asnS gene encoding asparagine--tRNA ligase, which encodes MKYTTVKELFRNPEQFADKEITVAAWVRSIRASNAFGFIVVNDGTFFKTLQIVFEADQLDNYKDISKVPVGSAVIATGQLVLTPGAKQPFELKATKIEIEGLSTSDYPLQKKRHSFEYLRTIAHLRPRTNTFAAVFRVRSVTAYAIHKFFQDRGFVYVHTPIITGSDCEGAGEMFRVTTMDLENLPTTDEGNVDNSQDFFGKESNLTVSGQLNVETYAMAFRNVYTFGPTFRAENSNTPRHAAEFWMIEPEIAFANLEDDMELAEDMLKYIITYVMEHCPEEMAFFNQFIDKGLVDRLENIVNADFARVTYTEAIDLLKNSGNKFEYKVEWGADLQTEHERYLTEEVFKKPVFVTDYPKDIKAFYMRMNDDNKTVAAMDLLVPGVGEIIGGSQREERLDVIEARMKELGLHKDDYWWYLDLRKYGGTKHAGFGLGFERAIMYMTGMSNIRDVVSFPRTVHNSEF
- a CDS encoding TolC family protein, producing the protein MKRILSIILITFMIILPLTALADENNVYSYEDLKKIYEEQSKVEEEIKLEHELTKSQYEDGLDDYADLEEGVQELDDQKIILKQQLDQNIEEQLDEEDEDPFEEYILDLQMNGLTNGYGTVLTIYENLVRQQINLYSQMELLKVQLDSMDKQLHQNKIVAENDFDQLCYDYYLLQQEQTLVVSEKELLDEELENLKQQFSLGTVTMTEVHQKENEGLQLKEKENRINNELEKKYMELIQVLGLSLEDQPVFDINEEDMKYDLDGVIEYVSFETVAKNNNLMLATLDRQLEVYNEIEDLIKTAYDENEEEYEMLMLENEINKKNTAYNIQQIDLMFRYEYNGYEIAKKQFEINQKTYDIAVKDYETAKQKYDQGMISDYEWLEAQYDHELSKFSYDQSIANFIEAHNSFIEAIYGKMEMPNS
- a CDS encoding TolC family protein, which translates into the protein MMKIKRKSLFTVFLLSMFILSIVPMSAENVEIYSMEKLLDMYIENSHDIEIMELEYELTELKYQIESDDLDNKERQMTRDKDDFYDTKDNSSSQKNIDEKRDEYYASAKAYAASTKDLMIQEFEIKNQDKYVANDTAKKKNSFKNDLWQLYELDKQLEVLNATSDLYKSKYEVAQLSYSLENMTESDLNQALIDYEQMVLNSDTLINNLDMLKGNVYINLGIEPEGEPQFDIVPPQSISPVNITYNDLLSSHKSNSLDYEKQSYSLEAEKVYFDILAGVFLENSDDYQENLNNYKKVQLDFYNYEKELDQMVLDVYYNYQKTIDDYNYAKDTVELAQRQYNEAETAFEVGQISALDMDGAKLQLLNAELTYDQSLISCAKATDEIALLMDGISIK